The Palleronia sp. THAF1 genome contains the following window.
GGTCCAGATCGGCCAGTTGGTGTCCCACAGATCCAGCTCGGGATCGAAGTCCGTCAGATCGATGTTCGCCTGCCAGTACGCATCCACCGTGCCAACGTCACGCCAGTAAGCCGGAGCGTCGGCGCGGTGACGCACGCAGGACTTTTCGAACTCATGCGCCTGAGCCCGACCGTTCTTCACGATGTAGGGGATAATGTCGCCGCCGAAATCGTGACTGCTGTTCGCCTCGTCGGCGTCATGCATCAGCAATTCGCGCAAGTAGGACCATTTGAAGACATAAATCCCCATGGAGGCAAGCGTGCGCGTGTCATCGCCTGGCATGCCCGGCGGCTCGGCGGGCTTTTCCAGGAACGATGTGATCTTTAGCGTGTCGTCGACCGCCATAACTCCGAAGGCCGAGGCCTCTTCGCGCGGCACGGTCAGGCATCCCACGGTCACGTCGGCATTCGTGTCCACGTGATCCCGCAGCATCAGCTCGTAATCCATCTTGTAGATGTGATCGCCGGCCAGGATCAGGATGTATTCGATCCCGTAGCTGTCGATAATATCGATGTTTTGCGTCACCGCGTCGGCGGTGCCCACATACCACTTGCCTTCGTCCACCCGCTGCGACGCGGGCAGGATATCCAGAAACTCGTTGCGCTCTGCCCGCAGGAAGGACCACCCGCGCTGGCAATGGCGGATCAGCGAATGCGCCTTGTATTGCGTCGCCATCGCCATCTTGCGAATGCCGGAGTTCAGCGCGTTCGACAGCGCGAAATCCACGATCCGCGTTTTGCCACCGAAGTAGACCGCCGGCTTCACGCGGTTGTTCGTCAATTGCTTCAGACGCGATCCGCGCCCGCCCGCCAGCACGAATGCCATCGTGCGCGAGGCCAGCCTCTTGTTACCCGGTTCCATCGTTCCTCCCTCGGGGCCATTCAGCCCTCTTTCACAAAGATCACAGTCGAAAGTGGCGGCAAGAAGATGTCTGCGCTGGCCGGCTGCCCGGTGCGCCCCTCCCCGGACGCCTCCACGCTGCCCATGTTGCCGCGCCCCTGTCCGCCGTAGATGTCTGCATCCGTGTTCAATGCCTCGCGCCATGTGCCCTTGGATGGCATGCCCAACGTATAGGGCCGCTCCACCGGCGTCATGTTGCAAGCGACGACCACCTCGGGGTCGTCCCCGCCCGACCGCCGGATCCACGCGTAGACGCTTGCATCCGCGTCATTCGCTTCGATCCACTGGAAGCCCGCCGGATCGCAGTCCAGCGCGTGGAGCGCAGGTTCGGCGCGGTAAAGCGTGTTCAGATCGCGCACCAATCGCTGCATCCCGCTGTGGCGACGATCTTCCAGCAGGTTCCACGGCAGCGAGCCGTTGTGGTTCCACTCGCTCGGCTGGGCGAACTCGCACCCCATGAACAGCAGCTTCTTGCCCGGATGGCCCCACATGAAACCGTAGTAGGCGCGCAGGTTGGCGAATTTCTCATCCTCGCGGCCCGGCATCTTGTTCAGCATGGAACCCTTACCGTGCACGACCTCATCGTGGCTGATCGGCAGGATGAAATTCTCGCTGAACGCATAGTGCAGCCCGAAGGTCATCAGGTGGTGGTCATGCTTGCGATACACCGGGTCCTTTTCCATGTACCGTAGCGTGTCGTTCATCCAGCCCATGTTCCACTTGAAGCCGAAGCCCAGCCCGCCACCGTCCACCGGCGCACTGACCTTAGGAAAGCTGGTGGACTCTTCGGCCACAGTCATGATGCCAGGAGAGTTGGCGTAGGCAGCGATGTTGACGCCCTTGAGGAACTCGATCGCCTCGTAATTCTCGCGTCCGCCGTCCTTGTTCGGGATCCACTCGCCATCCTTGCGGGAATAGTCGCGATACAGCATCGAGGCGACCGCATCCACGCGAAGACCGTCGATATGGTATTCCTCCAACCAATACAAAGCGTTGGAGGTCAGGAAGTTCTTCACCTCAATCCGGCCGTAGTTGTAGATCAGGGTGTTCCAATCTTGGTGGAACCCCTCTTTCGGGTCGGCGTGTTCGTACAGATGCGTGCCGTCGAACTTGCCAAGCCCGTGCGGGTCGGCGGGGAAGTGGCCCGGCACCCAGTCAAGCACCACGCCCAACCCCTTGCGGTGCGCGGCATCCACCAGATCGCGGAATTCATGCGGCGGGCCGGATCGGATCGTCGGCGCGAACAGCCCCACGGGTTGATAGCCCCAAGACCCGTCGAACGGAAACTCGCTGACGGGTAGCAGCTCGATGTGGGTGAAGCCCATGTCATGCGCGTAATCCACCAGCTCTTCGGCGGCTTCTTTATACGAAATCGCACGATTGCCTTCGTCCACGCGCCGCTTCCACGACGACAGATGCACCTCGTAGACGCTGATCGGCGCGGTGCGGGAATTGCGGCCCTCGCGCTCTTTCATCCAGTCGGCATCTTTCCAGCCATAGCCGCGAATGTCGCGCACGATGCTGGCATTCTGGGGCGCATGCTGGCTGCCAAAGCCGACCGGATCGGACTTCAGGGGCTGCAACGCACCGTCGTAGCCCAAGATTTCGTACTTGTAGGCCTCACCCTCGCCCACATGGGGAACGAAGATTTCCCAGACGCCCGTTCCGCCGCGCGGGCGCATTGCGTGGCGTCGCCCATCCCAGCCGTTGAACCCACCGACAACGCTGACACGCTGCGCGTTCGGTGCCCAGACGGCGAAATGGGTGCCGTGCTCGCCTTCGTGTTCGGTCACATGCGCGCCCAGAACGGTCCAGACCTTCTGATGTGTACCCTCACCCAGCAAGTACTCGTCCATCTCGCCGATGACAGGGCCGAACCGATAGGGATCCTCGTATTCCCACTCGCGATCGCCCGCCTGGCCCTTCAGGTGATACTTCCCCTCGGGCACGTCACCCGCGAAGACCGCAAGCCCACCGGCAACGCGTTCCAGTGGATGGTCCTTTCCCTTCACCACGGCGAAAAGCTTTTCCGCACCGGGATCAAGCGCGCGCACGGTCTCGCCGTGTCGGCCCAATACCTGAAACGGGTCGCCGTACCGCCCTTGGTGCAGGGCCTCGGCGGTCTTCGGATCAACGATGGAAGCGGGGTTTTGGATGTGGCCTGTCATGCGAACAAGGCTAACACGCCCCCGTCCGCTTTCAACGCGCCCCGCAAAAGAAAGGAGCGATCCCTTCGCGCAGGACCACTCCTTCATCGTTCCGCAAGTACCTCGGGGGAGCGCGCAGCGCGCGCGGGGGCAGCGCCCCTACCCGATGGAAAGGCTCTTCGCCCCCCAGATATCGGCCATATACCCCCGGATCGTCCGGTCAGAGCTGAACCAGCCAGACCGTGCTGTGTTAAGCACAGCCATGCGCGTCCAGTTGTCCGCATCCCGGTAGGCATCGTCCAGAACACGACTGGCGCGCCAGTAATCCGCGAAGTCCGATGTCACGCAGAAGTAATCCGCACCCGACAGGTTGTCGGTGATCGACTGGAATCGCTCCCCGAAGGTGCCGGCCTTGATGGCCTCAAGCGCGCGTCGCAAACGCGGATCGTCGGCAATGGCCTTCGACGCGTGATCCTCGATCTCGCGCCGCGACACCACTTCAGAGGCGGTCATCCCGAACAGGAAGAAATTATCCGCGCCCACAAGTTCGCGGATTTCCACGTTCGCCCCATCAAGGGTGCCAATGGTCAGCGCGCCGTTCAGGGCGAACTTCATGTTGCCCGTGCCCGACGCTTCCTTGCCCGCGGTCGAAATTTGCTGGCTGACCTCTGCCGCAGGGATCAGCTTTTCGGCCAGGGACACATTGTAGTTGGCCGGATAGGCCACCTTCAGCAGGTGCCCCGTGTCGGCGTCCGCATTCACAACCTCGGCCACCGCGTTGATCAGGTGGATGATCTCCTTGGCGAAGACGTAGCCCGGAGCAGCCTTGCCCCCGAACATCTTGACCTGCGGCACCCAATCACCCTGGGGCGCGTCCTTCATCTCTTGCCAAAGCGCGATGGTTTGCAGGATGTTCAGATGTTGGCGCTTGTATTCGTGGATGCGCTTGATCTGCACGTCGAACATCGCGTCCGGGTCCACCGAGACGCCACGCCCAGCCAGATACTGCGCCAAATCCACCTTGTTGGCCCGCTTTACCGCCGCATACTGCTCGCGGAAAGAGGCGTCATCGGCCATCGGCTCCAGATCGCGCAGCTTCTCCAGATCGCCGACCCAGCCGTCACCGATCGCCTCGGTGATCAGCGCCGACAGACGCGGATTGGCCGACAGCACCCAGCGGCGCGGCGTGATCCCGTTGGTCTCGTTCACGATGCGGTTCGGATGTAGCCGGTTCAGTTCTTCAAACACGGTCTCTTTCATAAGCCCCGTGTGCAGCGCTGAAACGCCGTTGACTTTATGCGCCATGGTGAACGCCAGCGGCCCCATGTTCACGTGCCCGTCAGAGATCAGCGTCGTCGCGCGATCGGGATGCCGCCCGGCGTGGCCCGCATCCATCGCCCGGATCAGCTGCATGTGGCGGGGCAACAGGTCGTCCATCAGATCGACGGACCAGCGCTCCAACGCTTCGGGCAGCAGGGTGTGGTTGGTGTAGCCCAGACAGCCGCGTGCGATCTCGACGGCGCTATCGAACGTCACACCCTTTTCGTCCACCAGCAGGCGCACCAGCTCCGGCCCGGCAATCGCCGGGTGCGTGTCGTTCAACTGGATCGCCACCTTCTGCGGCAGCAGCGTCAGATCGTTATACTCGCTCTCGAACCGGCGCAGGATGTCGCGCAATGACGCTGCGGTGAAGAAGAACTCCTGCTTCAACCGCAGGCGCTTGCCGTCGTCCGTCGTGTCGTCGGGATAGAGCACGCGCGAAATGGTCCGTGCTACGTTCTCCGGCATGGCCGCGCCGTAGTAGTCACCCGCGTTGAACGCCTCCAGATCGAAGACCTGCGGCGCGCGCGCGGACCACAGGCGTAGCGTATTGGCCCAAGCGCCCTGCCAGCCGATGATCGGCGTGTCGTAGGCCCGCGCGATCACGACCTCGGATGGCTGCCACACGGCCCGCCCGCCTAGGTCCTTCACCACGCCACCGAAGCCGATCTCATAGCTCGACTCGGGCCGCTCGAATTCCCAGGCATGGGGCTCGGTCAGCCAATCCTCGGGCGCCTCGATCTGGCGACCATCCTCGAAAGATTGTTTGAACAACCCATGCTCGTAGCGGATGCCGTAGCCATAGGCCGGACACCCGACAGAGGACATCGACTCCAGGAAACACGCGGCCAGACGACCCAGACCGCCATTGCCCAGCGCCGCGTCGGCCTCGTCTTCCAGCACCGCTGCGGCGTCGATATCGCGTTCCTCGAAGAACGCCGTTACATCGTCCATCAGACCAAGGTTCACCGTTGCGTCTTCCAACAGACGCCCAATCAGGAACTCCATCGACAGGTAGTACACCCGCTTGCCCTGCTTGGCGTAGGTCTCACGCGTGCTGGCAAACCACGGATCCACGATCCGGTCGCGGATCGCGAAGCTTAGCGCCATGCGCCAATCGGTCAGCGTGGCGTGTTCAGCGTCCTTGCCGAAGGCATACTTCAGGTGGATCAGGATCGCATCGGCCAAGCTGTCGCTGGGTGCGGTCACGGCGATATCTTTCATTGCAGGTCTCCTGCGCGGAACGCGGTTAGCGGTATCGAAAAACAATTGATGCGGCCTTAAGCCAAGCGCACAAACTTGCAAGACACCTGATGCGTCAATTCACATGAAGGTGCGTCGATGCCGCATTTTGCGGCACCAGTCGGTAGATCAGGCGGTATCGAGCCCCAGCCGGTCGCGAATGAACGCCAGCGCGACCTGCAGACCATCGGGCGCAATGCCATGCGCCGTCCCTTTGGAAATATGGGCGAAGACATCCACGCCAGCGGCCTGCAACGCCTCGGCGGCGGCAGGCAAGGATGCGGGCGGCACCACATCGTCCTGATCCCCGTGGATCAGCAGGACGGGCGGACGGACCTTGATCTCATCCTCCAGTACCTCGGGCCGCAACAAACGGCCCGAAAAGCCCACAAGCGCGGCCACCGACTCTGCCCGACGCAACGCCACATGCAGCGCCATCATCGTGCCCTGTGAAAAGCCCACCAGCACCAAGCGATCCGCCGCGATACCCTCTTCGGCCAGCACGCCGTCGAGCCATCCGTTCAGGTCATCAACCGCCCGGTCCATCGCGACTTCGGCCTCGCCCACGTCGGACCCGTCGAGCCACGGGATCGGGAACCACTGATAGCCCATCGGATTGACGGTCGATTGCTCCGGCGCGTCGGGGGCAAGAAATACCGTGTCGGGCAAATGCGGGGCCAGCGGGTCGGCCAATCCCAGAAGGTCCGCGCCGTCCGCGCCGTAGCCGTGCAAAAACACCACGACCGATCCTGTCTTGCCGGACGCCGACGCCCTGCGCTTGCTTGCCAATCCCCGTGCCATCGTCCGTCTCCTGTCAGGTCACTTACGCTCTAAGACGCCCGGCGCCCGGCGCGCAACATACCCGTTCTTTGTTTTCCCAAATACTCATCCACAGCCCGCCACGCGCGGCTCAAACGACCCCTTCGCGCGCCTTCGCCACCGCATACCACGCCCACAAGCCTCGGGCCGCGACACCGCGCCAAGGCCGCCACGTCTCTGCCATCTCGCGCAGCGCCTTCTCGGAAGGTCGCGTGTCCAGCCCATACAGCATCCGCGCCGCCTCTTGCAGCGCCAGATCGCCCGCCGGGAACACGTCGGCCCGGCCAAGACTGAACAAAGCGTAGATCTCTGCCGTCCACCGTCCGATCCCAGGCACCGCGACAAGCGTATCCACCACATGGTCAGAGGGCGCATCCTGCAGCGCGTCGAAGTCGATCCCGGCCTCTGCCAGCGCCCGCACATACCGCGCCTTCGGTCGCGACAGTCCGACTGATCGCAGCTCATCTTCCGTCGCCGCCAACACCGCATCCGGCGCATGATACCCAGCCGCCTCGACCCGCGCACCGATGGCCTTTGCCGAGGCCACGCTGACCTGCTGGCTCACAATCGCCTGCACCAACGCCGGAAAACCACCGTTCCGCAGGCGATCCGGCCAAGGCCCGGTGTCCACCCGCGCCCGCGCCATTGCCGGATCACGCGCGCCAAGCCACACCGCGCCCTCTTCGATGCAGGCCGGACCACGCAATATCCGCTCCGGCCCGCTCACATCCGCCGCCTTGCCCAGGCAACGGCGCCCGCCACCGTGTCGAACCGTGTCGCTTCGGGTTGTTGCGGACGGCGGATCATCGCGACCTCGACGCCCAGTTCTCGCGCAGCATCCAGCTTTGCGCGGCTGGAGGCACCGCCCGCATTGCGCACCACCAGCCAATCCAGCCCGACGCCCGTGAACCGCGCGACCTCGCTCTCGACCGACAGAGGAGGCGTCTCCACCAGCCAATGCCCGTCCGCGAAGGGTGTCGGCACGGCGGGCGCCTTGTCGAGTTGGCGGACGAACACCCGCCGGCCTTCCATCGCGCCGAAATCGCTCAATCGCTCCCTGCCCGTGGCGATCAAAACGGTCGCGCCCTCGGGGATCATCGCCGCCGCCGCCGCCTCATCCTGTGCGAAATGCCACGTGTCGCCTTCAACGGGCCGCCATGCCGGGCGCAGAAGCTGCGCGTAATCCACGCCGACCTCTGCACAGACCCGCGCAGACCGATGAGAGATGCCGGCCGCGAAGGGATGGGTCGCGTCGATCACCATGGCGATCCGTTCGCGCCGCAGATAGGCCGCGAAACCCTCGTCGCCGCCGAATCCCCCGATCCGCGTCACAGTGCCATAAGGCTGCGGCGCGCGTTCAGGAGCCGCGACCGACACGACGACCGACAGCCCCCGCAAAGACGAAAGCGCCGTTACCACGTGCCGCGCCTCGCGCGTGCCCGCCAATAAAAGTAGTCGCGTCATGCCCGTCCGTTTCAATGTTTCAGATCAGAGAGCTTATTCGCGTGCAGCCGGTCGCGGTGCCGGTGCCGCACGATCTATCAGCATCATCGCGCTCAAGGTCAACGCCACCCGTTTGGACTTCCCATTCACTCCGGGCGGTTCTACGGCTTTCACCATGGATCAGACGCCCTCCCACACCCGGCAGAATGTCGCGGTTCTCGTTGCCGCCCAAGCCCTTTTGGGAGCGCAGATGCCGATGTTGTTCGTGGTCGCGGGCCTTGTGGGTCAGACCCTTAGCCCCATCGCTTGTCTCGCCACACTGCCGATCTCGCTGATCGTTCTGGGCTCAATGCTTTCGGCGCAACCGTTATCGGGCCTCATGCAGCGCTTCGGACGGCGTGCTGGGTTCTGGACGGGTGCTGCAGCAGGCGCGACGGGGGCGGCAATCTCGGCCTACGGGCTCTGGCTGGGCAGCTTCTGGGTCTTCATCTCAGGCGCGCTTCTGTCCGGCACATTCATGTCCAGCCTCGGCTTCTACCGCTTCGCCGCCGCCGATACGGCGACCGAGTCGTTCCGGCCCAAGGCAATTTCCTACGTGCTGGCGGGCGGACTGGTGTCGGCCATCGTCGGCCCGCAATTGGTCAAGCTGACGGCGGACGCCTTCGTCTTCCCCTTCCTCGGCACCTACCTCGCGATCATTGGCGTGAACGCCGTCGGCGCGCTTCTCTTCCTTGCCCTGCGCATCCCCGCCCCGCCCATCCCAGCCCATGACGCGCCTAAGGGCCGCAGCCGGATAGAGCTTTTAAAGACACCGCGCATCGGCGTCGCCATCATCGTTGCCATGGTATCCTACGCGCTGATGAACCTTGTGATGACCTCGACCCCGCTGGCCGTCGTCGGCTGTGGCTTCACCGCAAACCGCGCCGCGGATGTTGTTTCGGCCCACGTCTTGGCAATGTACGCGCCGTCCTTCTTCACCGGCCACCTGATCGCGCGCTTCGGCGTGACACGGATCATGGGCCTCGGCCTCGTCCTTCTGGCCAGCGCCGGTTTGGTCGCGCTGTCGGGGGTTGAGATCACCAACTTCTTCGGCGCTCTCATCCTGCTGGGCCTAGGCTGGAACTTCGGCTTTATCGGGGCGACCTCGATGCTTGCAGGCGCACACCGCCCCGAAGAGCGTGGCCGCGTTCAAGGTCTGAACGATTTTCTCGTCTTCGGCTGCGTCACCTTGGGATCTCTGGCCTCTGGTGGCTTGATGAACTGCGCGGGCGGCACGGCGGAACAGGGCTGGACGGCGGTGAACATCGCGATGGTGCCGTTCCTTGTGCTGGCGGGCGGCGCGCTGATCTGGCTGCGCATGACCCGTCCGCGCACGGCCTGACCGCGCTTCACTGTTCCGTAAATACCTGCCCCGCAGGGCCGCTCAGCGTCCCAGCGACGTCATCCGCATCAGCCGCAGCCGCCGCATACCGTCCGGCCGCGCCAGTGTGCCAGCCTCAACGCGCTCCGGTTCGGCCACTGCGCGTTTCAGCACTGGCCCCGCCTCCCACGCTGCCAGTGCCGCAGGCCGCGCGGCTCGACCGACAGGCCTCAGCGCGTCCAGCCCCGTCTGAGCCAGCCGCTTGATCGCATCATCTGACGCGTCCGGCAAAGGTTCCAGCCCTGCCGCATGGAACGCAGGGACGGCCACCAGCCACGCCGCAATGCCACCCGCCAAACCAACGCCGCGCACGGCGTCTTCATCCGTTGCACCGAGCGTCCGCGCAGCGGCCCACATCAGCCCGCCTGCCCCCGCCGCCAGATGGCCGAGCAATTGCGCTTCCGACACGAACGGTTCGCGCGCAATCTCCCAGCGGCGGGTATCGATCACCGGCTCCAGCAAACGCGCACCCTCTGCATCCAGAACCTGCGCCAAGGGTTCGACCACCTCGTGCCGTCGTGGAGCTTGGCCTGCTGCGATCTCGGCCAGCGCATCGCGCCACCATTGCAGCCGAATCTCGGCGATCATCGGCTCCGCTGTCACCCAGGGCGCGCGGCTGATCTCGACGTTCATCGCGTAGATCGGAAACAGCACCGCGCGCGCCGCCGGAGGGGCCGCCATCGCGGCAAGGAACCGGTCCGCATCGCCCGACTTCACGATCTCGGCGCAGGCGTTCAGGGTCATGATCGGGGTCCGAAGGGAAACATGCGCATGCCATACACCTTGCCGACACGCGTTTTCGGGCGATAGGACGCCTCATGCATCGCGAATCAACTTCCAGCGGATCGCGTCGCACAGCGCCTCAAAACTCGCATCCACGATGTTCGCGCTAACCCCAACGGTGGACCAGCGCCGTCCCTGTCCGTCCTCGCTGTCGATGATGACGCGAGTCACGGCCTCGGTCCCGCCTTGGGTAATTCTGACTTTGAAATCAACGAGGTGCATGTCGTCGATGGCCGACTGATACGGCCCCAGATCCTTTGCCAGCGCCTTGGCCAGCGCGTTCACCGGCCCCCGATCGCTGCCCGTCTCATCCATGGATTCGCTGACCGACTGGCGCTTCTCGTCGCCGATCTTCACCACGACAACGGCTTCGGACAGGCTGACCATCCGGTCATACTTGTTCTTCCGCCTCTCTACCGTCACCCGGTAGCGCTTTACCTCGAAGAATTCCGGCAGTTGCCCAAGGTGACGCCGCGCGACCAACTCGAAGCTGGCCTGCGCGGTGTCATAGGCATATCCCAGATCCTCGCGCTCCTTGATCTCGGTCAGGATATCGCCCAGCCGAGCGTCACCCTTTTCGACCGTCAAACCCATATCCAGAAGGCGTGCACGCAGGTTCGACTGGCCCGCCTGATTGGACATCGGAATGATCCGCGCGTTGCCGACCGACGCGGGATCAATATGCTCATAGGTCGTCGGATCCTTGGCGATAGCGCTGGCATGCAGACCCGCCTTGTGCGCGAAGGCAGACGCGCCGACGTAGGCCGCGTTGTTGCGCGGCACACGGTTCAGGATGTCGTCCAGCTTGCGGGACACGCGGGTAAGGGACCGTAAACCTTCGTCTGTTACACCCGTTTCAAACTTGTCCGCGAAAGGAGGCTTCATCAGCAGCGTCGGGATCAGCGACACCAGGTTGGCGTTGCCGCACCGCTCGCCCAGGCCGTTCAGCGTGCCCTGTATCTGCCGCGCGCCGGCTTCCACCGCCGCAAGGGTGCCGGCGATGGCAAGGCCCGCGTCGTCATGGGTGTGAATACCTAATTGGTCGCCTGGAATGCCGGCCGCGATGACATCCGACACGACCTGCGCGATCCGCCCCGGCAGCGTGCCGCCGTTGGTATCGCACAGCACGATCCAGCGGGCCCCGGCGTCGAAGGCAGCGCGCAGGCACTCCACCGCGTAGGCCGGATCGGCGGCGTAACCGTCGAAGAAGTGCTCGGCATCGAACAGCGCCTCGCGCCCCTGCGCGACCGCGTGGGCAACGCTGGCACGGATGTTTTCGACATTCTCGTCCAGCGCGATACCCAGCGCTTGGGTCACGTGGTAGTCGTGCGTTTTCCCAACAAGGCAAACGGCAGGCGTATTCGCGTTCAAAACCTGCGCCAGAACGTCGTCATTCGCCGCCGAACGGCCCGCGCGCTTGGTCATGCCAAAGGCCGTCATCGTGGCGCGAGTGGGAGCCACGGTGTCGAAGAAGCCGCTGTCGGTCGGATTCGCGCCGGGCCAGCCGCCTTCGATGTAATCGACGCCCAGCGTGTCGAGCATCGCCGCAATGGCCTGCTTTTCCGCGACCGAGAACTGCACGCCCTGCGTTTGCTGCCCGTCGCGCAGGGTGGTGTCGTACAGATAGAGGCGGTCTTTCATCAGCCGACCTCCGCGCTGGAAGCCGCACCGATCCAGTGCGCACAGCCCGAGCATGGCCGAGCGATGGCAGCCGGGCCAGTCAAGTCGTCGGACAAATGCATCAAAGCTTACCCAACTTCGCCGGATCGAACCCCGCCGCAGGGGTCAGCGCCACGCCGTCCTTCGACATCCGAACCTCGACACCGGCGTCCGTCAACGCTGCCTTCAGCGCATCGAGTGCCGCGAAATCCTTGGTCGCCATCGCGTCCGCACGCAGATCAGACAGTCGCGCCTCCAGCGCAGATAGATCGACCGCGGCGGCCCAGTCGCCCTTCCCCAGCAAACCAAGCAAACGGGCCGAGACCGCCAGAACGCCCGGCGCGACCTCACCCGCTTCCACACCGCCCGCAATCGAGTGTAGACGTGTCAGGGCGCCTGCGGTGTTCAGATCGTCGGACAATGCGTCCACGACGCCCGGATCGACCTCTGCCTCTGGCATTCCGGCGACCAGCCCATGCCAGCGGCGCAAAGCGACTTCCGCCGCCCGAATCTTTTCGTCCGTCCAGTCCATCGGCTTGCGATAATGCGTACCCAGCAGGACCATTCGCATGACCTCTCCCGGCACCCCCTGATCCAGCTTGTCACGAACGGTGAAGAAATTACCGAGCGACTTCGACATCTTACGACCGTCGACCTGCAGCATCTCGTTGTGCAGCCAGACATCGGCCATGGGCTGGCCGTGGGCGCAGACGGATTGCGCGATCTCGTTCTCGTGGTGCGGGAACATCAGATCGCCACCGCCCCCGTGAATGTCGAAGCGTTCACCCAGCAGCTCGGCTGCCATGGCTGAGCATTCGATATGCCAGCCCGGACGGCCCCGCCCCCACGGACTGTCCCACCCCGGCTGACCCTCTTCCGAGGGCTTCCACAGCACGAAATCCATGGGATCACGCTTGTAGGGCGCGACTTCGACGCGTGCGCCCGCGATCATGTCATCGACCGTGCGGCCCGACAGCGCGCCATAGTCGGTGTAGCTACCGACCGCGAACAGCACATGCCCCTCGGCCGCGTAGGCATGGCCTTTCGCGACCAACCCTTCGATCATGGCAACCATCTGCGGAATATGCTGCGTGGCGCGGGGGTTGTGATCAGGCGTCAGGCAGCCCAGCGCCGTCATATCGTCGAAATACCAACCGGTCGTCTCGGCGGTGATCTCGGCGATGGACCGACCACTTTCTGCAGCGCGCGCGTTAATCTTGTCATCCACATCGGTGATGTTGCGCACGTAGATTACAGCTTCGGGTCCGTAGGTGTGGCGCAGAAGCCGATATAATGTGTCGAACACCACGGCGGCGCGCGCGTTTCCCATGTGGGCGCGGTCGTAGACCGTGGGGCCACAGACATACATGCGCACATCCCCCGCGTCCTGCGGGGTAAAGGCGTCCTTACGACGGGTCAGGCTGTTGGTCAGGCGGATCATGGGAACAGCGTGTCGCAAGAGCC
Protein-coding sequences here:
- a CDS encoding precorrin-6A/cobalt-precorrin-6A reductase, with amino-acid sequence MTRLLLLAGTREARHVVTALSSLRGLSVVVSVAAPERAPQPYGTVTRIGGFGGDEGFAAYLRRERIAMVIDATHPFAAGISHRSARVCAEVGVDYAQLLRPAWRPVEGDTWHFAQDEAAAAAMIPEGATVLIATGRERLSDFGAMEGRRVFVRQLDKAPAVPTPFADGHWLVETPPLSVESEVARFTGVGLDWLVVRNAGGASSRAKLDAARELGVEVAMIRRPQQPEATRFDTVAGAVAWARRRM
- the cysS gene encoding cysteine--tRNA ligase, encoding MIRLTNSLTRRKDAFTPQDAGDVRMYVCGPTVYDRAHMGNARAAVVFDTLYRLLRHTYGPEAVIYVRNITDVDDKINARAAESGRSIAEITAETTGWYFDDMTALGCLTPDHNPRATQHIPQMVAMIEGLVAKGHAYAAEGHVLFAVGSYTDYGALSGRTVDDMIAGARVEVAPYKRDPMDFVLWKPSEEGQPGWDSPWGRGRPGWHIECSAMAAELLGERFDIHGGGGDLMFPHHENEIAQSVCAHGQPMADVWLHNEMLQVDGRKMSKSLGNFFTVRDKLDQGVPGEVMRMVLLGTHYRKPMDWTDEKIRAAEVALRRWHGLVAGMPEAEVDPGVVDALSDDLNTAGALTRLHSIAGGVEAGEVAPGVLAVSARLLGLLGKGDWAAAVDLSALEARLSDLRADAMATKDFAALDALKAALTDAGVEVRMSKDGVALTPAAGFDPAKLGKL
- a CDS encoding MFS transporter — translated: MDQTPSHTRQNVAVLVAAQALLGAQMPMLFVVAGLVGQTLSPIACLATLPISLIVLGSMLSAQPLSGLMQRFGRRAGFWTGAAAGATGAAISAYGLWLGSFWVFISGALLSGTFMSSLGFYRFAAADTATESFRPKAISYVLAGGLVSAIVGPQLVKLTADAFVFPFLGTYLAIIGVNAVGALLFLALRIPAPPIPAHDAPKGRSRIELLKTPRIGVAIIVAMVSYALMNLVMTSTPLAVVGCGFTANRAADVVSAHVLAMYAPSFFTGHLIARFGVTRIMGLGLVLLASAGLVALSGVEITNFFGALILLGLGWNFGFIGATSMLAGAHRPEERGRVQGLNDFLVFGCVTLGSLASGGLMNCAGGTAEQGWTAVNIAMVPFLVLAGGALIWLRMTRPRTA
- a CDS encoding squalene/phytoene synthase family protein, which encodes MTLNACAEIVKSGDADRFLAAMAAPPAARAVLFPIYAMNVEISRAPWVTAEPMIAEIRLQWWRDALAEIAAGQAPRRHEVVEPLAQVLDAEGARLLEPVIDTRRWEIAREPFVSEAQLLGHLAAGAGGLMWAAARTLGATDEDAVRGVGLAGGIAAWLVAVPAFHAAGLEPLPDASDDAIKRLAQTGLDALRPVGRAARPAALAAWEAGPVLKRAVAEPERVEAGTLARPDGMRRLRLMRMTSLGR
- the cimA gene encoding citramalate synthase — encoded protein: MMKDRLYLYDTTLRDGQQTQGVQFSVAEKQAIAAMLDTLGVDYIEGGWPGANPTDSGFFDTVAPTRATMTAFGMTKRAGRSAANDDVLAQVLNANTPAVCLVGKTHDYHVTQALGIALDENVENIRASVAHAVAQGREALFDAEHFFDGYAADPAYAVECLRAAFDAGARWIVLCDTNGGTLPGRIAQVVSDVIAAGIPGDQLGIHTHDDAGLAIAGTLAAVEAGARQIQGTLNGLGERCGNANLVSLIPTLLMKPPFADKFETGVTDEGLRSLTRVSRKLDDILNRVPRNNAAYVGASAFAHKAGLHASAIAKDPTTYEHIDPASVGNARIIPMSNQAGQSNLRARLLDMGLTVEKGDARLGDILTEIKEREDLGYAYDTAQASFELVARRHLGQLPEFFEVKRYRVTVERRKNKYDRMVSLSEAVVVVKIGDEKRQSVSESMDETGSDRGPVNALAKALAKDLGPYQSAIDDMHLVDFKVRITQGGTEAVTRVIIDSEDGQGRRWSTVGVSANIVDASFEALCDAIRWKLIRDA